A DNA window from Mucilaginibacter xinganensis contains the following coding sequences:
- a CDS encoding vWA domain-containing protein — translation MKKLLLIILLFAGLTGFKHSNSRHISGTVYGKDDGLPLAGVTVIIDGTSTGTQTNDKGRYSIIVPDGKQNLSFVYIGYKSAKVKLGKSELVNIYLEPAANTLSEVVITGYQSQRRKDLTGSVSVISMDKATASPPALNQLQGRVAGVAISSGSLGAASNVKLRGISTLPMPLRVTDESYKGMAENGFTNVKTSPLSTFSVDVDAASYSNIRRFINNGELPPADAVRIEEMINYFHYNLPGPINNDPVAIHTELSSAPWNSKHRLLRIGLKAKTIESKNLPPSNLVFLIDVSGSMDEPNKLPLVKASMKMLADQLRAKDKVAIVVYAGNAGLVLPSTSGDKKLTIKSAIDNLNAGGSTAGGEGIKLAYKIAKENFMPKGNNRIIMATDGDFNVGASSDGDMEQLITKERASNVAISIMGFGMGNYKDSKMETLADKGNGNYAYIDNVTEAHKALVSEFGGTLFTVAKDVKLQIEFNPAKVQAYRLLGYEDRMLNKEDFNNDKKDAGDIGSGHSVTALYEIVPAGIKDDYAGNVDSLKYQKSIPEATSNGNAEMVTIKFRYKEPESAASKMSLVTLNDSPEELKTTSADFRFAAAVAEFGMLLRESEFKQRSTFAQVISLAKGAKDKDEEGYRSEFIRLAESAKLLVKNELATE, via the coding sequence ATGAAAAAGCTATTATTAATTATTTTACTTTTCGCCGGCTTAACCGGGTTTAAGCACAGCAACAGCCGCCACATTAGCGGCACCGTATATGGCAAAGACGACGGGCTGCCACTGGCAGGTGTTACGGTTATTATTGACGGAACATCAACAGGCACCCAAACCAATGATAAAGGCAGGTACAGCATTATTGTACCTGATGGAAAACAGAATTTATCTTTTGTTTATATCGGTTATAAAAGCGCTAAAGTTAAATTGGGTAAAAGCGAATTGGTAAATATTTATTTGGAACCTGCTGCAAATACGCTTAGTGAAGTTGTTATAACCGGCTACCAATCCCAACGAAGAAAAGACCTTACCGGCAGCGTATCGGTAATTAGTATGGACAAAGCTACTGCGTCACCACCTGCATTAAATCAGCTCCAGGGCCGGGTAGCGGGTGTGGCCATATCAAGCGGATCGCTGGGTGCTGCCTCCAATGTAAAATTGAGAGGGATTTCTACATTACCTATGCCTTTGCGGGTAACAGATGAAAGTTATAAAGGCATGGCTGAAAACGGCTTTACCAATGTTAAAACCAGCCCGCTTTCTACATTTTCTGTAGATGTTGACGCAGCCTCTTACAGCAATATAAGACGCTTTATCAACAACGGGGAACTCCCGCCTGCTGATGCAGTTAGAATTGAAGAGATGATCAACTACTTTCATTACAATTTACCGGGCCCGATCAACAATGATCCGGTTGCCATTCATACCGAGCTTTCTTCGGCACCGTGGAACAGTAAACACAGGTTGTTGCGCATAGGGCTTAAAGCAAAAACCATTGAAAGTAAAAACCTCCCGCCGTCAAACCTTGTATTTTTAATTGATGTATCAGGCTCAATGGACGAACCAAATAAGCTGCCTCTTGTAAAAGCATCTATGAAAATGCTTGCCGACCAATTGAGGGCGAAGGACAAAGTGGCCATTGTAGTTTATGCCGGTAATGCCGGGCTGGTGCTGCCTTCAACTTCGGGCGATAAAAAGCTAACCATTAAAAGCGCAATTGACAACCTAAACGCAGGCGGCTCAACTGCCGGCGGCGAAGGAATAAAGCTGGCCTACAAAATTGCCAAAGAAAATTTTATGCCCAAGGGTAATAACCGGATAATTATGGCCACCGACGGCGATTTCAATGTTGGCGCAAGCAGCGATGGAGATATGGAACAACTAATAACTAAGGAGCGCGCGAGTAACGTAGCCATATCAATTATGGGTTTTGGCATGGGCAACTATAAAGACAGCAAGATGGAAACACTGGCTGACAAAGGCAACGGCAATTATGCTTATATTGATAATGTTACCGAAGCCCATAAAGCTTTAGTAAGCGAATTTGGAGGCACCTTATTTACTGTTGCAAAAGACGTAAAACTTCAGATTGAATTTAACCCGGCAAAAGTTCAGGCCTACCGTTTACTGGGTTACGAGGACCGGATGCTGAATAAAGAAGATTTTAATAACGATAAAAAAGATGCCGGCGATATCGGATCAGGACACAGCGTTACAGCCTTGTACGAGATTGTACCCGCCGGGATAAAAGATGATTACGCCGGAAATGTTGACTCGCTTAAATATCAAAAATCTATCCCGGAGGCAACCAGTAATGGCAATGCTGAAATGGTGACCATTAAGTTCCGGTATAAAGAACCGGAATCTGCGGCTAGTAAAATGAGCCTGGTTACCTTGAACGACAGCCCTGAGGAACTAAAAACTACATCTGCCGACTTTAGGTTTGCAGCTGCAGTTGCAGAATTTGGGATGCTGCTGCGCGAATCAGAGTTTAAACAACGATCAACCTTTGCCCAGGTAATCAGCTTAGCAAAAGGAGCCAAAGATAAGGACGAGGAGGGCTACCGGTCAGAATTTATCAGGCTGGCAGAAAGCGCAAAACTGCTGGTAAAAAACGAGCTGGCAACTGAATAA
- a CDS encoding RNA polymerase sigma factor, translated as MNFFSKPIKTTDADDDKLLANYRENGDLTLLGKLYEKQMPLVYGVCLKYLKDEEQAKDAVMGIFEDLVVKVRQHDIKHFKSWLYVLSRNYCLMQLRAGKKMEMTNLDEVMEFSLVLHPDDSNREAAMQALEKCIDKLPGNQKQSVSLFYLNEKCYKEVTELTGFTLNEVKSYIQNGKRNLRICLEKGSE; from the coding sequence ATGAATTTTTTTAGTAAACCAATTAAAACCACTGATGCAGACGATGATAAACTGCTGGCCAATTACCGCGAAAACGGCGATCTGACCCTTTTAGGCAAGCTTTATGAAAAACAAATGCCTTTAGTGTATGGGGTTTGCTTAAAATATTTGAAAGATGAAGAGCAAGCCAAAGATGCTGTAATGGGTATTTTTGAGGATCTGGTGGTTAAAGTTAGGCAGCATGATATTAAACACTTTAAAAGCTGGCTATATGTGCTGAGCCGTAATTATTGCTTAATGCAGCTGCGTGCGGGTAAAAAGATGGAGATGACAAATTTAGATGAGGTTATGGAATTTTCCCTGGTTTTGCATCCTGATGATAGTAACCGTGAAGCGGCTATGCAGGCCCTGGAAAAATGTATTGATAAATTACCCGGGAATCAAAAACAAAGTGTAAGCCTGTTTTATTTAAATGAGAAGTGTTATAAAGAGGTAACCGAATTAACCGGCTTTACCCTTAACGAGGTGAAAAGCTACATACAAAACGGTAAACGAAACCTTAGGATTTGTTTGGAAAAAGGCAGTGAGTAA
- a CDS encoding UDP-2,3-diacylglucosamine diphosphatase → MAIRNKIYFASDFHLGTGTYASSREREDRLVRWLDFIKTDAAEVFLMGDVFDFWFEYKTVVPKGYIRFLGKLAELSDSGIKLWFFKGNHDMWMFDYFERELGATIISDELEIERNGKKFYLHHGDGLGPGDTFYKFLKGFFRSRLCQWLFARIHPNLGVGVANYWSAHSRIASQKKDNPKPGEQEWLVVFCRELIQTHFYDYLVFGHRHLPLDIPLNDKSRYINLGEWVYASSYGVFDGETVSLKYFEK, encoded by the coding sequence ATGGCTATTCGCAATAAAATATACTTCGCTTCCGATTTTCATTTAGGTACAGGCACTTATGCTTCAAGTCGCGAACGCGAAGATCGTTTGGTGCGCTGGCTCGACTTTATTAAGACCGATGCTGCGGAGGTTTTTTTAATGGGCGATGTGTTTGATTTTTGGTTTGAATATAAAACTGTTGTCCCGAAGGGTTACATCCGCTTTTTAGGCAAACTGGCTGAACTTTCAGATTCAGGCATTAAGCTCTGGTTTTTTAAGGGCAACCATGATATGTGGATGTTTGATTATTTTGAACGCGAACTGGGAGCAACTATTATTAGCGATGAACTTGAAATTGAACGCAACGGCAAAAAGTTTTACCTGCACCATGGCGACGGGCTGGGGCCGGGCGATACTTTTTACAAATTTTTAAAGGGCTTTTTCAGAAGCAGGCTTTGTCAGTGGCTGTTTGCACGCATCCACCCTAATCTTGGGGTTGGGGTTGCAAATTATTGGTCGGCCCACAGCCGGATAGCCAGCCAGAAAAAAGATAACCCAAAACCCGGCGAACAGGAATGGCTGGTGGTTTTTTGCCGTGAATTAATACAAACCCATTTTTACGACTACCTTGTATTTGGCCATCGCCATTTGCCGCTTGACATCCCGCTAAACGATAAAAGCCGCTACATAAACCTGGGCGAATGGGTGTATGCCAGTAGCTATGGGGTTTTTGATGGCGAAACGGTAAGCCTTAAATATTTTGAAAAGTAG
- a CDS encoding DUF4197 domain-containing protein has protein sequence MKRSLLLIPCLVLFITLTSCDSLNQIAQAGATQLSNPTNIEIGNGLKEALQIGTSKSSDQLSAVDGFFANAAVKILFPPEAQKAEKTLRSIGLGKLADNVILSLNRAAEDAAKQAKPIFLNSIKQMTLQDVTNILLGSQDAATQYFKRTTTIQLTASFKPVIQGSLNKVGATKYYGDAANEYNKIPFVSKINPDISAYVTQKAIDGLFLEIAQEELNIRKNISARTSPLLQKVFAYADKNRK, from the coding sequence ATGAAAAGATCACTTTTACTTATCCCATGCCTTGTTTTATTTATAACATTAACAAGCTGCGATTCACTTAACCAAATAGCGCAAGCCGGAGCAACGCAATTATCAAACCCTACCAATATTGAGATAGGAAACGGGCTAAAAGAAGCGCTTCAAATAGGCACGTCAAAAAGCTCGGACCAGCTATCTGCCGTTGATGGCTTTTTTGCAAATGCTGCTGTAAAGATACTTTTTCCGCCGGAGGCTCAAAAAGCAGAAAAAACGCTGCGGAGCATTGGTTTAGGTAAACTGGCCGATAACGTAATCCTGTCACTTAACCGTGCAGCTGAAGATGCCGCAAAACAAGCGAAACCCATATTTTTAAATTCCATTAAGCAGATGACGCTGCAGGATGTGACCAACATTTTACTGGGCAGTCAGGATGCCGCTACGCAATACTTTAAGCGTACCACCACCATACAGTTAACTGCGTCGTTTAAGCCGGTTATACAAGGCAGCCTAAATAAAGTAGGTGCTACCAAATACTATGGGGATGCCGCGAACGAGTATAACAAAATTCCGTTTGTAAGTAAAATTAACCCGGACATCAGTGCCTATGTAACCCAAAAAGCAATTGACGGGTTGTTTTTGGAAATAGCACAGGAAGAATTAAATATCCGCAAAAATATCAGTGCGCGGACTTCGCCATTGCTGCAAAAGGTATTTGCTTACGCAGATAAGAACAGGAAATAG
- a CDS encoding inorganic phosphate transporter, which translates to MVTPILIVIVSLALIFDYTNGFHDAANSIATIVSTKVLTPFQAVVWAAFFNFLVYFFVKDHKVAKTVAKIVVENFITLQVILAGLIAAITWNLITWWFGIPSSSSHTLIGGFAGAGITNALYMGANGFSAVNGSYILTILAYIVLAPVIGLVIGYIVTVIILHICKNARPAVAERWFKRLQLVSSAALSFAHGGNDAQKVMGILYVTVVTAKIIKPGDSMPNWIPLACYSAIALGTLSGGWKIVKTMGSKITKITPLEGVSAETAGAITLFFTEHFGIPVSTTHTITGSIIGVGLTKRLSAVRWGLTINIIWAWVITIPVSAIIAASVFALLSVFVK; encoded by the coding sequence ATGGTTACACCTATACTAATTGTTATAGTTTCGCTTGCCCTAATATTTGACTATACTAACGGCTTTCACGATGCCGCAAACTCTATAGCCACCATTGTATCAACCAAGGTACTAACGCCGTTCCAGGCTGTGGTATGGGCTGCTTTTTTTAATTTCCTGGTTTACTTTTTTGTTAAGGACCATAAGGTTGCGAAAACGGTTGCGAAAATAGTAGTTGAAAATTTCATCACACTGCAGGTAATACTGGCCGGCCTGATAGCTGCTATTACCTGGAACCTGATTACCTGGTGGTTTGGGATTCCTTCCAGTTCGTCGCATACCCTTATCGGTGGTTTTGCAGGCGCTGGAATCACCAACGCTTTATATATGGGTGCAAACGGTTTCAGTGCTGTAAACGGTTCCTATATCCTTACCATATTGGCCTATATCGTATTGGCACCTGTTATCGGGTTAGTTATAGGCTATATAGTAACTGTTATTATATTACATATTTGCAAAAATGCGAGGCCTGCGGTTGCCGAACGATGGTTCAAAAGACTACAGTTGGTATCGTCAGCTGCGTTGAGCTTTGCGCATGGCGGCAATGATGCCCAAAAAGTAATGGGAATTTTATATGTAACTGTTGTTACAGCAAAAATAATTAAGCCCGGCGATAGCATGCCTAACTGGATCCCGCTGGCCTGCTACTCTGCAATTGCCCTGGGCACCTTATCCGGTGGCTGGAAAATTGTAAAAACCATGGGATCGAAGATAACCAAGATAACCCCGCTTGAAGGTGTAAGTGCTGAAACAGCCGGAGCTATTACACTATTTTTTACAGAACATTTCGGAATCCCTGTTTCAACTACGCACACCATTACAGGTTCAATAATTGGTGTTGGGTTAACCAAGCGTCTTTCTGCGGTGCGTTGGGGCCTAACCATAAACATTATTTGGGCGTGGGTAATTACAATACCGGTATCCGCAATTATAGCAGCAAGCGTGTTTGCCTTGTTAAGCGTGTTTGTTAAATAA
- a CDS encoding DUF47 domain-containing protein: MSLNSIFQYFIPKDKKIFFPLFEQAANNVVTMATILVEAVNSNNPATREELFKQIDKLENKGDEITHQVHLELGKNFITPFDREDIHALSSAIDDVADYIQGAANRMSLYRIDDFNEHIRKLSELTLQASIDLEKAVKELKDLKNVRNIADSCIRINSVENQADYVFDRAVADLFLYEKDAIRLIKYKEILSALETATDMCEDAADVMESILVKNA; encoded by the coding sequence ATGTCTTTAAACAGCATTTTTCAATACTTTATACCGAAGGATAAGAAAATATTTTTTCCACTATTTGAACAGGCTGCAAATAATGTGGTAACTATGGCTACAATATTAGTTGAAGCTGTTAATTCAAATAACCCGGCAACCCGCGAAGAGCTGTTTAAACAAATTGATAAGCTGGAAAACAAAGGCGACGAAATTACCCACCAGGTACACCTTGAACTGGGCAAAAACTTTATTACGCCGTTTGACCGCGAGGATATTCATGCATTGTCATCAGCAATTGACGATGTTGCCGATTATATCCAGGGGGCAGCAAACCGCATGAGCCTGTACCGCATTGATGATTTTAACGAACACATCCGCAAGCTTTCAGAACTTACCCTGCAGGCAAGTATCGATCTTGAGAAAGCAGTAAAAGAGCTAAAAGACCTTAAAAACGTGCGTAATATTGCCGATTCATGTATCAGGATAAACAGCGTTGAAAACCAAGCTGATTATGTATTTGACCGTGCAGTAGCTGACCTTTTTCTTTACGAAAAAGATGCCATCCGCCTGATAAAATATAAAGAGATCTTATCTGCACTGGAGACAGCTACAGATATGTGCGAAGATGCGGCCGATGTAATGGAATCAATTTTAGTTAAAAACGCTTAA
- a CDS encoding anti-sigma factor family protein: MSKKETDILLIRKYLNGELDARAMHQLEKRAQDDPFLMDAMEGYENAGANQQAQLNELTTMLQQRVTQKEKRIIPYRWLAIAASVLIAITIGLFWLQNDGEKKRQTSANIVEPVKKDAVNPVATDTIVNNNLAANRAIPLVTPSQKKLRKPGPAKVIVADKSAADNVIASVAPDVAADTASDEPTPLNEMVVMDYSSQKKKAATQSAAVVDKSKLKPVAAAREQALPSAVAGVSKTPAGSPLSAPSNNPIILQGRIIDKTDGMALPGVSVRIPGTSFGAVTDNNGKFSIPVDSGKSNNIVIAYIGYNTVKINTRHSDSLKTIALQPQGNSLSEVVVTGYGARKNIEESIVSAHPREGWHSFKKYLNGNAASPDSKTGTVKLSFMVDRNGSISDVVVIKGLSTATNKKAIDLINNGPEWVGNTSGQTEQVTVRIKFAVK; encoded by the coding sequence GTGAGTAAAAAAGAAACTGATATATTGCTGATAAGGAAGTATCTGAACGGAGAACTTGACGCCCGTGCTATGCACCAGCTGGAAAAGCGTGCGCAGGACGACCCTTTTTTAATGGATGCTATGGAAGGTTATGAAAATGCCGGTGCGAACCAGCAGGCTCAGTTGAACGAATTAACCACCATGTTACAGCAGAGAGTTACACAAAAAGAAAAGCGAATTATCCCGTACCGGTGGCTGGCTATTGCGGCGTCAGTACTCATAGCCATTACAATAGGATTGTTTTGGTTACAGAATGACGGCGAAAAAAAGCGGCAAACCTCGGCAAATATTGTTGAGCCTGTGAAGAAAGATGCTGTAAACCCTGTAGCTACCGACACCATAGTAAATAATAACCTTGCTGCCAATAGGGCTATCCCGTTGGTGACGCCCTCACAAAAGAAATTGAGAAAACCTGGCCCAGCCAAAGTTATAGTTGCAGACAAGAGTGCAGCGGATAATGTGATAGCCAGCGTAGCGCCGGATGTTGCTGCGGATACTGCAAGCGACGAGCCAACCCCTTTAAATGAAATGGTGGTAATGGATTACTCTTCTCAAAAAAAGAAAGCTGCGACACAAAGTGCAGCAGTTGTTGATAAAAGCAAGTTAAAACCTGTGGCAGCAGCAAGAGAGCAGGCGCTGCCAAGCGCCGTTGCCGGCGTGTCAAAAACCCCTGCCGGTTCGCCATTGAGCGCACCGTCGAACAACCCAATTATTTTACAGGGGCGCATAATAGATAAGACAGATGGTATGGCTTTACCCGGAGTATCTGTAAGAATTCCAGGCACGTCGTTCGGTGCGGTTACTGATAATAACGGGAAGTTTTCCATTCCCGTAGATAGCGGTAAATCAAACAATATAGTTATTGCTTACATTGGCTATAACACGGTAAAAATAAATACACGCCATAGCGATTCATTAAAAACAATAGCCTTGCAACCGCAGGGTAACTCACTCAGCGAAGTTGTAGTTACCGGATATGGTGCCAGGAAAAATATCGAAGAATCAATCGTCAGCGCGCACCCGCGCGAAGGCTGGCATAGTTTCAAAAAGTATTTAAATGGGAATGCCGCATCGCCCGATAGTAAAACAGGTACGGTAAAGCTCTCCTTTATGGTTGACCGCAATGGCAGTATCAGCGATGTTGTTGTTATAAAAGGCTTGAGTACCGCCACAAATAAGAAGGCCATTGATTTAATAAACAATGGCCCTGAATGGGTAGGTAATACAAGCGGACAAACCGAACAGGTTACAGTCCGGATAAAATTCGCTGTGAAGTAA
- a CDS encoding response regulator yields MCKLVVIDDNPTDHYIMQRLLHNNYNCQQATYTFDGSLVLDYLEENKESGTMPDVILLDLDMPQLTGWEFLDKLETFNADAHKNVRVHIMSSSIRTADVFQSKKYACVNSFMTKPLSRDLVNQVCEQAGPLNNQQLGNAS; encoded by the coding sequence ATGTGCAAACTTGTAGTAATTGATGACAATCCCACAGATCACTATATTATGCAGCGCTTATTACATAATAACTATAACTGCCAGCAGGCTACCTATACTTTTGACGGCAGTTTGGTTTTAGATTATTTAGAAGAGAATAAGGAATCGGGCACTATGCCTGACGTAATACTGTTGGACCTTGATATGCCACAGCTTACAGGCTGGGAGTTTTTAGATAAGCTGGAAACCTTCAACGCCGATGCCCATAAGAATGTAAGGGTACATATCATGAGTTCGTCTATCCGTACTGCTGATGTGTTTCAATCAAAAAAATATGCGTGCGTAAACTCATTTATGACGAAGCCTTTATCCCGTGATCTTGTTAACCAGGTATGTGAACAAGCCGGCCCGCTTAACAACCAGCAGCTGGGTAATGCTTCATAA
- a CDS encoding sensor histidine kinase has product MKLRILVLINAAAVAVTLSAVNYYFQHSWYNVLLTFFITIITSFLVFYYLIEKYVYSKIKLIYKLIHNLKLGRDLRDALGEHVSADPINDVETEVKEWAREKKTEIDELRKQEKFRRDFLSNISHEFKTPLFAIQGYIEALQDDDFEDKELAKQFLAKAAKNVDRLSYLIKDLDEISKLESGEIPINLTRFKINDLIKEVFESLELKARQHNIKLIFKQKYDEPILVNADREKIRQVLVNLIDNSFKYGNEEGNTAVSLFELHDQVLVEVTDDGIGIEEKYLPRLFERFFRTDTSRSRQIGGSGLGLAIVKHIIEAHEQTINVRSTEGLGSTFGFTLQRSKQTLHLPNIPNLKN; this is encoded by the coding sequence ATGAAACTTCGCATACTTGTTTTAATTAATGCAGCGGCGGTTGCTGTAACCCTTTCGGCGGTAAATTATTATTTTCAGCACAGCTGGTATAATGTTTTACTAACTTTTTTTATTACCATAATTACCAGCTTTCTAGTTTTCTATTACCTGATAGAAAAATATGTGTATTCAAAAATAAAGCTCATTTACAAGCTCATTCATAATTTAAAACTGGGCCGCGACCTGCGTGATGCGCTGGGTGAACATGTAAGCGCAGACCCCATTAATGATGTGGAAACTGAGGTAAAGGAATGGGCCAGGGAGAAGAAGACCGAAATTGATGAACTGCGCAAACAGGAAAAGTTTCGCCGCGATTTTTTATCCAACATTTCGCACGAGTTTAAGACGCCGCTTTTCGCCATCCAGGGATATATTGAAGCCTTGCAGGATGATGACTTTGAGGATAAGGAACTGGCGAAGCAATTTTTGGCAAAGGCAGCAAAAAATGTTGACCGCTTAAGTTACCTGATAAAAGACCTGGATGAAATTTCAAAGCTGGAGTCGGGCGAGATCCCTATAAACCTCACGCGTTTTAAGATTAATGACCTTATAAAGGAGGTTTTTGAGTCGTTGGAGCTTAAGGCCAGGCAGCATAACATTAAATTAATATTCAAGCAAAAATACGATGAGCCGATATTGGTAAATGCCGACCGTGAAAAAATAAGACAGGTGCTGGTTAACCTTATTGACAACTCTTTTAAATATGGAAATGAAGAAGGCAACACCGCTGTAAGCCTGTTTGAATTGCATGACCAGGTACTTGTTGAAGTTACCGATGACGGCATCGGGATTGAAGAAAAATACCTTCCACGGCTATTTGAGCGCTTTTTTCGTACAGACACCAGCCGTTCGAGGCAGATTGGCGGCTCCGGGTTGGGCCTGGCCATTGTTAAGCACATAATAGAGGCCCATGAGCAAACCATTAACGTACGCAGTACCGAGGGATTGGGGTCAACTTTCGGGTTCACGCTGCAGCGGTCAAAGCAGACTTTACATTTACCTAACATACCAAATCTAAAAAATTAA